AAACTAGTATTAACGAGATATGGGGATGGTTAACCACTGGATTAGGAGCAGGTTTATTTATGCCACTGTTATTACGTTGGTACTGGTGGCGATTTAATGGTTATGGCTTTGCACTGGGAACTATAACAGGAATGACGGTTGCAATTGGTTATAAGTTGCTAGATATTTCTTTGTCTGAATATGCAGTTTTTCTGGTGCCATCATTATGTTCTCTTATGGGCTGTATTGTAGGTACCTTAGTAACCGCGCCCACTGAACCAGAAGTATTAGAGAACTTCTATCGCACTACTCGCCCCTTTGGCGCATGGCAACACATCGCCGCAAAACTACCGGAGCGATCGCAACTGGCGATCACCCAGGAGAATAGGCGCGACCTGATTTCGATCGTGATTGCCGTGCCCTGGCAACTGAGCTTGTTTTTAATGGGAATGTTGCTGGTGATGAAGCAATGGCAGAGCTTTTTGCTTGTTTTTGCAATCTTTGCCCTGCTCTCGGTGTGCCTATATTTCACCTGGTATCGTTTCCTCTCGGAAAAGCCCAAGTCCAGTCAGTTAGAAGCCCAACCAGAATCAAACGATTAGCTCTTAGATGAAATTAACAACCACTTACAACCGTTCCCAATGACGAACCTTAACCTTGAAGCCAAAGAAGTAAAGCAGGAGTTAATTGATTTCCTGTTGCCGTTCTCCACTCCAGAGCGGTATCACAAGTTTAAGGAAGTGTTGCAATGGCGATCGCGGTGGCTAACTGTTGTCTTGGAAGATATCTTTCAACCCCACAATGCCAGTGCGGTGCTGCGCAGTTGCGATTGCTTTGGCGTGCAGGATGTGCATATCGTCGAGAATAAGGTGGAGTTTAATCCGAATAGTCATGTGGCGATGGGAGCCGATCAATGGCTGACGCTCTATCGCTATGAAGACGAAGGCACAAATAATATGGCAAGCTGTTATGAATACCTGCGTCAGCAAGGATACAGCATTGCTGCAACCACACCCCATAATCCCAATGTGACGATCGCAGAACTACCGATCGATCGCAAGCTGGCTTTGGTCTTTGGTACTGAACTGAGGGGCTTATCGGATTGGGCGATCGAGAATGCCGATTACCGCGTGGCGATTCCGATGCTGGGGTTTACGGAAAGCTTCAATATTTCTGTTAGTGCTTCGCTGTTTTTATATGAACTTACTAATCGCTTGCACCGAGAGCGAGAAGATTGGCGCTTGAGCGAGGCTGAGCATCTGGATTTAATGATCGATTGGCTGGCTGGCTCCATCAGGGCAGGGGAGCAATTAGTCGCAAAATTTATGAGTAAGCATCCATAACCTACTTCCCTATTTCTCTAACAATGGGAAGAAATGGCCGACGGGGCCTTGCCCAGAGCCGATCGCCAGGGAATGCTTTAGTGCCTTAGTGACATATTCCTTGGCTGCTTTGGTGGCTGCTAATGGTTCCTTGCCCAAAGCCAGATTCGCGGCGATCGCTGCTGAAAGGGTGCAGCCAGTACCGTGAGTATGTTTGGTGTCGATCGTTTCTGTTGCCAGGATTTCCAGGTTCTCGCCGTCAAACCAGACATCTTTGGCCAGAGATTCACCACTCATACCGCCACCCTTGACCAGAACTGCGCCCATACCTAGCCGGTAGATCTTCTTCGCTGCGATCTGCATATCGGCCAGGTTCTCTATTTTCATGCCGCTAAGGATCTGAGCTTCGTAGCGATTAGGAGTGGCGATCGCCGCCAGGGGAAGGAGTTCTTGGCGCAATGCTGCGATCGCATCATCATCGATTAATTGCGCGCCAGCACGGGAAACCATCACCGGATCGACGACCAAATTTTTAAGCTTGAGCTGCTTCAACTGCCCCGCCACGGTGGTGATAATGCCCTGGTTGAGCAACATGCCAGTTTTGGCGGCATTAATGCCAATGTCGGTGGCAACGGCTTGAATCTGGGCGACCACTGCTTCAGGGGGGAGGGCATCTACGCGGTTTACGCCGAGGGTGTTCTGGGCAGTGATACAGGTGAGGGCGCTAGTACCATGAACCCTATGAAAGGCAAAGGTTTTGAGATCGGCTTGGATGCCTGCGCCGCCACCACTATCGGAGCCTGCGATCGTCAGGGCGATCGGAATGGTTGAGTTAGTCATTGAACTTTAGCTAGGCACAAGAGCAGGAACATTTATATCAGCTAGGTCAAATATCGCTCCTCTTGACTTAAGGTCTTCAATATCTGATTGACTCAAACCCTTGCTACCTAAAAATATTGCCTCACTTACTTGTGCTCCGTCAAATTTTGCTCCATGTAGAGTAGCCTGATTTAGATTTGCTCCCCTTAAATCAGCTTTACTCATATCAGCATTACTAAAATAAGCAAAGGGGAGTCTTGCTTGTTTTAGATCTGCTTCTACAAAATTTGCTCCAATAGCCCTAAAGGACTGCTTGGACTGTATCTCCATATCATTAGCAAAAGCTTCATGTTCTAAAACGATTTTTAGCAAATCAGGCAAAGTAACGCTTTTTCTGAAATCAGAGATATCCATACCACCTATTTTCAATGGATTAACATGGAATAAACTAGCTCCACTCAGGTCGGCTCCTGATAAATCAATTCCTCTGAGATTAGCTTCAGATAAATTCGTTCCCCTCAAATTAGCATCACGTAGATCAGTCCCACTGAAATTAGCTCCACTTAAGTCATGGTGGCTGATGTCTACACCACTCAAGTCAGCACCAACAAAGTCGCTTTTAGGATCTAAACCTGTCACCTTTGCAATTTCGAAAAAATCGTCAGACTTAAGAGCAACAACCTTTTTAACTATTTCTTGAAATTCTTCAAAAGATTTAGAACCGTTCATAAACCACCTCCACATAACTAAGATGAGGTTGTAATTTCTCTTGCAAAATCAACCCTACTAAAAATCTCTCCAGTTGTGCAAACTTGTTCCTACTAATATTTTTTGGCCATAAACCACTCGCCTTCACTAAATAAATATCCCCCACTCCACTGACAGTAAATCTGGCAGCAATTTGACACGGGTTGCTTTCAGCGTGGACTATACCAATAGTAGTTTTCTTTAGCATTCGATGAAGATATTTACCAGTTTGGTCAATGAATCGCCATATTGGCTCTGTTTCAGTTCCAGCAGTATGTACCTGGTAATACTTAGACTGGCTTTTCCTACTCCGTTTACCAGTTTCCTTAGCTTCAATGCCTACATCTTTTGCTGAGACACTACCCTTTACCTCTGTCCCAATCTCTTGTGCTTCCTCATATTCAATATATTCTTCAAACTCTGCTGTTAGTTGCAGATCATCTAGAGGGACTCTGCCATCCTCTATTTTTAACTTTAAGTCCCCACGTTTCAATGCAATAGTAACTGTTCCACCCAATATTTCTTCAGTGTGCTCACCGAAGCGGATTGTAAGTTGTAAGTCTAATCTATCAAATCCTTCTTTTTCTGACTCGATCGCATCACAATGCAACCTCATTGATACACAGCTTGGAAATCTGTCAATATCATCTGGGTCAGTAGTTTTAAATTGTTTTTGCGACACTTGCATAAAACTTTAACTAATCGCTTAGCATATTCTAATCCACAACCCTGCTGAAAATTTGGGGTGTTAGGCTTAATTTACATTTCCCGCCAAAACAAAAGCAGTAGCCAGGGCTTACACCGCATAACTACTGCCAAAGTGGGTTTTGTTGAAATTAAATGAAATGTCCAACCAAGTTAATGAGAAACCTAGAACGAGAACGTGGTTCTCACCGTACCAATGAAGGCATCATTATCGATCCGTCCCTGGTCGGGGCTGGTTAACCAGACGATCGCCGGGGTGACGGTGATATTCTTCGAGACCCGGTACTTATAGAAAGCCTCAATGTGGAACGGTGTCTCTTCTGAAAATTCAGGATCACCAGGGGCATCCAACGAAGTCAAATAGGGTGCTGCACCAACGATCAATGCGCCCGAGCTACCTTCCTTGAACAGATCAGGGAATACCATAGCGATCGCATAGTTAAGAATGTCAGCGCTACCGACACCACGCAATTCTGCATCAGTGAAGCCAACCCAACCACGCAGGCTGAATCGAGGGCTGAAGTCGATCTTGGTTTGGAAACCATAGGAATTGCTGGATACCGCTGAGCCTGTAACGATGTCAGGCAAACCAGAAGCAGAACTCAGGTTGGCAAAGTTGGTGCCAGTGCCGCCAAAGTTGAATCTACGACCTGAAGCTTCATCATAGGCACGAACGTAGGTAAGACCAGCACTAAAGCGATCGGTGGGCTTGAACACCAGGTTTGCCAGAGCGGAATAGCTACCACCAGTTAAACCCTTATCAGGATCGCTACCGGAATTGGCAATGTAACCAGCAGAGAATTCCAATTTATCGCTAGCCAGGTATTTGAAGCCAAAACCTTGACCACCCAAATCAAACCGGAAGATTGGGTTGCGTTCGGCAAAGCGAGTAATTGCACCATTCGCACCACCACCTACATCCAAGCCCTGGTTGAGAGTATTAGCATAGAAGTGGTGTCCTGCCAGGCCAGCCATAGCAGTGACTTCAAGCTTATCGCCAACCGGGAATTTGTAGTGGAAGCGATCGAGAATGATCGTATTCCCAGAAACTCCATCATAGGCAAAGCGACCTTCGTTGGTGCCAATTTCATCGGCGAACGAATTGGCAATATTACCACCGGTCAAGCGCGTGTACAGGCGATCTTTACCAGTAAAGCTGGTTACGAAGGTCATCCGAAGTTTACTTTGGAATACCAAATTGGAATCAACATCATCACCAAAGGCACTGGCCAAGTTCATCGCGGCTTCACCCACCAACTTGGTAGTGGTAGAGAACTGCTGGGCTTCGAGTTGAGCAGTTTTGGCTTCGAGGGCATCAACGCGACCACGCAGGGCAGCCAATTCGGCGGCGAACTCTTCTTGCAGTCTTTGCAAGGCGGCCAAATCTTCTTTACTGACCTTATCGGCAAGGCCAGAGGAAATGATTTCGTTGATCTTATCCAAACAGGCATTCAAACCAGCGGCGAATTCATACCGAGTCATGGCACGCTGGCCACGATAGGTGCGATCGGGATAACCAGCAATACAACCATAGCGTTCTACCAATGATTGCAGTGCGGTAAAAGCCCAGTCGGTTGGTTGCACATCAGAAAGCTGGGATACTGATGTCACCTGTGCTTGGTTAGAACTTGGTCTTACCCCAAGGGTGGACTGGGAAACAATATTGTTGTCTTGACTCTGTTGGAAATATTCCTGCACATAGGACGAGCTAGCTGGCTCGTTTGCTATTTCCAAATTTTCTTTAACGGTTTGCGCTGCTGCTTGCATCACCGGCAATGCCAACATGGCACTACTAACGGCAAGCATCTTAAGCCATACTTTATGCATTAGCTTTACTCTCACTCCTTACACTCACTAATCACACGTTGCGATCGCTACTTGGGCTTTACCATTAATATAATGATCATTAGCCATAGTATTGATAGCAAATTAGCAATCTAGCCGATGTGCATTTGTATTGTCAATCACATATTTTATCGATTTGATGCAATTAATGCATTGATAGCATGTAAATAGTTTAAGATTGGCTTGAATAGGCTTATTAACTTAAGTACAGGACAAAAAATTGAGAGCGGAACGAAATTGAGAACACTTGGTAGTCAGGTTAAATAAAATATTGCGTAAAAGGTCAAGTCCATAACGAAAAATCGCTACATCCGTTTGTAATGAGATTCTACCTGGGCTTTTCCTGCAAATGCTTGTGCTAGCTCTACTATATTCACTGTCCTGACTTGGATCAGTGCTAGTAAAATTTGGCCAGAAAATCGATTCTTGCTCCGTGCCAAGGTAGCAATAGCGATAGTTTTTCCTTCAGTGCAATAATATCTGACATGGGTTTCATATTTGATTGTTTAGCACTTTCTATGAAACCCTTTCTTGCGCTGCTTTTCTACCTATTTCTATACTTTTTTGTCCGGTACTGAGCTTATTAAGGATCATAAATATCAAGAGTCATCTATAAATTTATCTCAATACCTTTTTAGCAACTGACCTGAATTAAAAATGGGCGATCGCCAGGATGCAGAAACCTTTAATAACCTGCTCGCCGCGTTTGGGATGGCGCGGGGTAAGTTGCAGTTGCCCTGTGTGCCTGCCTTGAAAGCGCGTTATGTGCAAAAGGTGATCGCCCTGGCGAATTTACTCGAAAAACCGCTGACATCAGCACAAGTGGAAGAGCTAGAAACAGCGATCGCCCAGGAACTAGCCAAAGGCTTCCAAGCTTCGCAGCATTCTCAATTATTAATTAGCTTTCAACCCAATCCCAAATCAGTCGAGCAATTAGACTTCAAAATTACTTGCCAGATCGCCTCCTTGGCAGAGTTTTATGAGGCCGCGCTCAAGGATAATTTTGCTACTGATTCTGATCAGCTCGATCGCCTGGAAACCAGTGTATTTGGGAAACATGCCAATGCCAGAGTTTTAGATTTGTTGCCGGAGTTAGGCGATCCCGAAACTACTACGATCTTGGATATTGGCGCTGGTTCTGGCCGAAATGCCCTGCCCCTAGCGCGATCGGGTTATGCAGTAGATGCGATCGAACTGGCCGACACCTTTTGCCAGCAGTTACAGCAGCAAGCCAAAACCGAGAACCTGCCGTTATCAATTATTCAAGGTAATATTCTCGATCCGCTATTGCGCCCCAAATTAAATCATTATGCTCTGGCGATCCTGTCTGAGTTGCTGGTGCATTTTCGGGATGCTGATCAAGCTAGATTAGCCCTAGCCAAAGCCTGTGATGCCGTTAGCAAAAGTGGTTTGGTGCTGTTTAACATTTTCCTTTGCCGTCCTGACTATCAACCTACAATTGCCGATCGCCAGGTGGCACAGGTCGCCCAATCGTTTTTTCTTACTCCCGCAGAGCTAGAATCAGTGATGGATGGCTTGCCCCTGGAACTTGTCGATCGACACAGCGTATTTGACTATGAGCGCGATCGCTTGCCATCATCGGCCTGGCCACCTTCACCCTGGTTTATTAACTGGGCAACGGGTAGGCTGCTTTTTGACCTGGAACCACCACCAATTTCGCTGCAATGGTTGTTATGTCGCCGAATTTAAATACAATGCTTGAGCAGATCCCAATTATGCAGATCTCCCTAATCTTATTCAGTCGCTAAAAAGAAGCCGCTGCCGCCACCAGGCTATAGGACTTGCGCAGGTTATACATTGCACCCACCTGTTCATGGCGATTGCCCAGTTGCTTAGCTAGATTCAGCCAGGTTTGGAAGGCCGCGATCGCATTTTGATAGCTAGAGAGGGAATGGTAACTAAGACCTAACCCCTTGAGAGCAGCCATTTCCAGATGAGGCTGATTAATTGCCCGTGCTAACCGGAGCGCATCTTGATAATAGGAGATCGCAGTTTGATCTAATCCCATGCCATAGTAGGCAAAGCCCAAGGCAATCAGGGCAATCACTTCCTCTTCTTGGTCGCCGATCGTGCGGGTGAAATCCAGATTGCGCTGTTGATATTCGATCGCCGCTTGAAAATTCCCCAGATTGTAATAGGCGCTGCCCAAATTGCCCAGAATCGAGGTTTCTTTAATTTCCATCTCTCCCGCTTCCGCCACTGCCACCAAAAACTTTTGGTAATAAACAATCGCCGTGCGATCTTGCTTCAAGATGTAGTAAATATTGCCCAAATTAGCCAGAACACTAATTTGCACCTGGCGATCGGCCAGCTCATTGGCAAACATCAAGCATTGCTGGTAATGGCTGATCGCGGTTTGATATTGAGCCAGGCCTTGATAGAGCAAGGCAATACTTTTGAGCGTGAGCATCTCTAGGCTAATATCATCTGCTTCCACGGCGGTGCGGTGCGCCTCTTCGTAACAGGCGATCGCTTCTTCATTGGCATTCAAGTAGAAATAGGCATCACCCATATTTTGCAAAATTTGCCAGTGCTGCGCCGGTTCACTCACCCGCCGATCGCCCTTTTGCCAACTACGCGGCAACAAACCCTGGTTTAGTTCCAGCATTACCTGGATTTGCCCAGCCTGACGTAATTGCTGCCAGTCTACATATTTAATCGCTTCCGCCGCCCCATCCCAATCACGATTGGCGATCGCATTGCCATAGACCTGCACCAAATCATCTAGCAATTCCGCTGACATCTGCGCGTTTTCAAGCACAGCGGTCATTTGCACTGGAGCAGATTGAGCCGTACTAGCCGCATTGACAACCGTTTGCTCATGTTGATCAACTGGGGCGATCGTAATATCGGCAGTAATATTCACGGTGGCATCAGCAATTTCGATTGGTTTTTCAATCACCAATTCAACTGGTTGCTGGGGTAGGTCTGGCTCTAGCTCAGCTTTGATCTCCTGATTGATTTCTTGAGTTAGCAGATTGGCCACCCGATCAATAATTGCTTCGGCGGTTGCATCTGGGGTTGAGTTGGCGGTGGTGTTTTCCTGATCCGCGATCGCCTCAGGTTGTCCAGCTTGTTCGGTCTCTACCGCATCATCAACTACCTGGCTAGCCTGATTTATGTTAGTCTCTGCGGCAACTTCCCTGGCCAGGGCTGCTAATCCAGCTTTATCGATCGCTGGGGTAGGAGTTGGCTCAGCTTCCGCTTCAGTTACTGATTGGTCAACCGGCAAATCGGTTTCTAGATCAACTTGATCATTTAGTTCTGGCTCTGATTCAGTGGCGATCGGCGGCGCAGAAAATAAAGAAGAAGTCCGAAATAACCGCGAAGCTAGCTTAGGAATGCCCGGTGTGCCGGGAGCATCGGCGGTATCGGCGGTATCGGCGGTATCGGCGGTATCAAGATTATCAGGATTATTAGAGGAAGCGGATTGGTCGGTCTTGTTGGTGGGTGCGGAATTTTTCTGCCCCTGCTGATTCTGTTTAGCTGTCTGTTTAGCTGATGGCGGCGATTGAGTTGGCGCAGGGTTAACTGGAGTAGAGGGATCGCCAGGGCTGCCAGATTTATTGCCTGGTTTAGCGGTAGACCGTTTGGTGGGCTTACCATTTGGTTTGCCATTGTTGGTCAGGTTACTTGCGAAAATTGAGGCAGCTTGCAACATATCCGGTGGCACCTTTGCGACTTTTTGCCAATCTAGCTCTAGGCGAATACATAAGCGCAAAAAGCTTTCCATGTCAACTGTTTTGCCATTAAAAAAGTCACTTACCTTATGCCGAGATAGCCCCATTTCAGCAGCAAGTGCTTTTTGGGTGGGGAAATGGCGTTCTAATGCTTTTTTGGTGCGTTTAATCCAACCAGCAGAGACCTTGAGTGTTTTTGACATAACTAGTTGACAGTGATGTATATAGGTTTAAGAATTGCCGGGTTTCTTTGCAAATCCCGCATTGATGCAAATCAGTGCAAATCAGTAAGAGGTGATTAAGGGAATCAATGGTTCAGGCTAATTTATGTAACTTCATCGCACCCCGATCGCGGTTGATTTGATGGATGGTGAAAAGCCCAGGGCGATCGATCGAATCAGCTCATTTAATTATGGATAGGGTGCTTTACTGGCTCAAGATTAGCTAGCTAGACTAACTTGATCTTAAAACTAAGCCATAAACTAAGCCATAAACTAAGCCATTTAGGATTTAGCAATTATGTAGGTGAGGTGAAAATCTAGCTTAAACTGAATTACTGCCTATTACTAACCATTGCTAAGATCAAGTCCGGTTAAATAACCACAATCACAAACTTGATTTGAGCCTTAATTCATCATGCTTCATTAGCGATTGTTTTGGATCGCTAATACATCTAGTGTAGTAACAGTTGCCTGATTTGGTCTATAGCTATTTGGTTTAAATCCTGGCACTAGAAAAATACCAAAATTTTTAAATCTATATTTTTAAAATCCATAGCCCTAGGCCAGTGCGGTGTGATTGTCCAAATAGTTTTGCAGGTGGCGATCGTGGTCATGGGCCAGTTGGCCTGCGGGCAAGGTTTCGAGCGTAAAAGCCTTAACTTCAATTACCTCGGCGGTGTCATATATTTTCATTTCGCCGCCTACCTCTGCCGCCACCGTAATGCAAATCGAATGCATTCTGGGGTCTCGATCGAGGCTGGAGTAAACTCCCACTAAGCGCACAATATTTTTAAGTTCTAATCCTGCCTCCTCGCGCAGTTCACGCTTGGCAGTGGTGGAGATATCTTCACCCCAATCAACCAGCCCACCAGGAAAACCCCATTTACCGCAATCGCGCCGTTTGATTAGCACGATTCGACCATCAGCCAGTAAAGGAATAATACTAACACCAGCCAGAGGGCGACGAAATAATAGGCTAACAACGGTCTTGGCGATTCGCCAGATTTGATCCATTAGTCTAATAATTTATGGTAACGGATGTATTCAAATTTACTCAAAACATCCATCTAGCACATATGGAAAGACTAATTCTAAGGGAACTAGGCTTAGTTAAACGATCTGCTTTAATTACTTTTAATTACTTTTAAGTAACCAACTGCACCAATCATAGGTTTCTATTACCTATATTTCTATACTAAACGGGATATTTTTTTAGTGGCAGAGAATGCTGTCATGATGGCGTTGCATAATAGAGGGATGAAATGCAAATACTGTACCTCAAATCACGTTAGTAAGAATGGACATCGCGCGGCAAACAAAATTACAAATGCCAAACATGTGGCCGTCAATTCATCGAATCGTATTCCCAACAGGGATATTCACAAGAAGTCAAGCAGGGTTGTGTAACTCTCTATGTCAATGCTCTAGGATTTCGAGCAATTGAGCATTGTACAGGAGTCAATCATAATACTTTGATCAACTGGGTTAAGCAAAAGGGCTCGGCATTACCTAATCCACCATCGGAATGCACCATCGGAGGATAAAATTCCACCGCTAGCTAAAATTGATGAATTGCAAACCTTTGTCGGCTCAAAAAAAAACAAAGTCTGGCTCTGGAGTGCAGTCAACGGGTACAAAGCAGGAATCCTGGCCTGGGTGATTAGGTGATCGCAGCGCCAAGACCTTCTGGCCACTATGGTTGATTTTGCGCTGTTGGCATTGCTTCTTGTATATCACTGATGGCTATCGTGTTTATCAGTATTTTATCGATCAAAGTGAAGGCTGTTGATTGCGATTACGCCAATCGGCTTTTAGTACCTTTTGCAAATTTTGCTTGTAGATATTGCGGCTGTACCATAGTCCCATTAAGCGACCACGCAAGATTTCAATTTCGATACTCTGACGATCGCCCTCCTGCTGATCAGAATTGCGATCGATTAATTTTCCACCATGCCCCAATAGCTTCAACAGCACCACAATCATACGCACCAACCAGAGCCGGGAGAGGAAAGAATAGAACCAGTTGCGGGACTGCTTGGCAATCTTGTAGGCATCTAGCCCCACACTACTAGCGCCAAATCCCCGCTTCAAGCGCTTTAGGTAACTCCATTGCAATCGATTGGGACTCATAAAATGCGAGAGATGCAACCTGGGGTCATACCACAATCGCCAGCCAGCCAGGATCAAAGCCTGACAGAATTCGTAGTCATCACAAGAGGTGAGAATTTGCCCCGCTCGTCCGCCATTGATTGGCTCAAAGCCGCGATCGTGTAATTGTTGCCAGGCTCTTTTGCGCATGGTCAAACCAGCCCCCCATAAAAAACCCCTGGTATCAGTCACATCACCAGCGGTATCTGCCTGGGTGCCAACCGCATAATCACATTGATAATCTGCAAACCAGGTGGGTAATTCTACTTCGGCTACAGCGGAGTTTTGCCCCCCGCAAGCCCCCACCTCTGGATGGTTCTGCATAATTTCCACTACAGTTTGAATCCAGTTGGGGGATACCCAATTATCATCATCCACAAAACTAACCAGATCATATTTAGCCGTGGCGATCCCCTTGAGTCTGGCATGGGTCTGGCCGGGTTGGGGTTCATTAACAGTAATCAAGGGCGCTTGAACATTAGCGGCAGCCCAGGTTTCGATCGCTACTGCGGTGGTGCGATCGCTGGAGGCATTATCGACTAAAATCACTTCCCAATCGATCGCGGCATCAACCTGTTGCGCGACTAAATGCTGCAATGTGGTCGGTAATCTTGCTTCACCGTTATAGCAACAAATTACAATACTGACTCCAAGACTCATGGGTGGTTCTCCTGATTGTTTGATCCCAACTAGCTAGATTAATTTGGCAAGCCTGTATATATTCTGGCGATCGAATCGAAATTGTCTCAAGCTTCCTTTGCTAAAAATCGTTATTTTTATGCCTACCGCAGCTTTGACTAACTAAATCTATTTTTAAAACCTTATTTTGGAACCTAGTTTTTAGATCTAGTTTTAAATGTCCGGTGCATAGTTACGCCAGAACCCCAGTGAGGCAAGCAGGGCAATTGTGGCTTCGCGCAGTTGGGCGATCGCTGCCGCCAGATCCTGAGCCCCAGTTAATGATCGTTGGGCTTGATCCAGTCCATAGCGGGCATAGTGGCGTAAGGCCAAGCTAGACAGATGTTTGGCGCGATCGGCAGGTAAATATTGCTGCATGATTTTGATCGCTCGCCGAATATCGCGCATATCTTCGCCAGTGCGGACATAGCGACCACTGTTGGAGCTGGAATGAACCCGATAAAGCGCCAATACCTCTGGCTCAAACCAAACTGGATATTGGGAGGCGATCCGCACCCACATTTCCCAGTCCTCTGACCAACTGAGGCGATAGTCAAAACCACCAATTTGCTCATATACCTGCCGTCTGACCACGATCGATGGGGTTTGGATTAGCTGCTGCACGGCGATCCGCTCTAGCCAATTGGGAATAATGCCACTGGTCGATCGTTGCGATGGCAGAATATAGCCCGGTTGATCATGCTCATCCATGAGTTGGCAGCGACAAAACGCCGCA
The sequence above is a segment of the Pseudanabaena sp. PCC 7367 genome. Coding sequences within it:
- a CDS encoding TrmH family RNA methyltransferase; the protein is MTNLNLEAKEVKQELIDFLLPFSTPERYHKFKEVLQWRSRWLTVVLEDIFQPHNASAVLRSCDCFGVQDVHIVENKVEFNPNSHVAMGADQWLTLYRYEDEGTNNMASCYEYLRQQGYSIAATTPHNPNVTIAELPIDRKLALVFGTELRGLSDWAIENADYRVAIPMLGFTESFNISVSASLFLYELTNRLHREREDWRLSEAEHLDLMIDWLAGSIRAGEQLVAKFMSKHP
- the thiD gene encoding bifunctional hydroxymethylpyrimidine kinase/phosphomethylpyrimidine kinase, encoding MTNSTIPIALTIAGSDSGGGAGIQADLKTFAFHRVHGTSALTCITAQNTLGVNRVDALPPEAVVAQIQAVATDIGINAAKTGMLLNQGIITTVAGQLKQLKLKNLVVDPVMVSRAGAQLIDDDAIAALRQELLPLAAIATPNRYEAQILSGMKIENLADMQIAAKKIYRLGMGAVLVKGGGMSGESLAKDVWFDGENLEILATETIDTKHTHGTGCTLSAAIAANLALGKEPLAATKAAKEYVTKALKHSLAIGSGQGPVGHFFPLLEK
- a CDS encoding pentapeptide repeat-containing protein — encoded protein: MNGSKSFEEFQEIVKKVVALKSDDFFEIAKVTGLDPKSDFVGADLSGVDISHHDLSGANFSGTDLRDANLRGTNLSEANLRGIDLSGADLSGASLFHVNPLKIGGMDISDFRKSVTLPDLLKIVLEHEAFANDMEIQSKQSFRAIGANFVEADLKQARLPFAYFSNADMSKADLRGANLNQATLHGAKFDGAQVSEAIFLGSKGLSQSDIEDLKSRGAIFDLADINVPALVPS
- a CDS encoding iron uptake porin produces the protein MHKVWLKMLAVSSAMLALPVMQAAAQTVKENLEIANEPASSSYVQEYFQQSQDNNIVSQSTLGVRPSSNQAQVTSVSQLSDVQPTDWAFTALQSLVERYGCIAGYPDRTYRGQRAMTRYEFAAGLNACLDKINEIISSGLADKVSKEDLAALQRLQEEFAAELAALRGRVDALEAKTAQLEAQQFSTTTKLVGEAAMNLASAFGDDVDSNLVFQSKLRMTFVTSFTGKDRLYTRLTGGNIANSFADEIGTNEGRFAYDGVSGNTIILDRFHYKFPVGDKLEVTAMAGLAGHHFYANTLNQGLDVGGGANGAITRFAERNPIFRFDLGGQGFGFKYLASDKLEFSAGYIANSGSDPDKGLTGGSYSALANLVFKPTDRFSAGLTYVRAYDEASGRRFNFGGTGTNFANLSSASGLPDIVTGSAVSSNSYGFQTKIDFSPRFSLRGWVGFTDAELRGVGSADILNYAIAMVFPDLFKEGSSGALIVGAAPYLTSLDAPGDPEFSEETPFHIEAFYKYRVSKNITVTPAIVWLTSPDQGRIDNDAFIGTVRTTFSF
- a CDS encoding class I SAM-dependent methyltransferase, whose protein sequence is MGDRQDAETFNNLLAAFGMARGKLQLPCVPALKARYVQKVIALANLLEKPLTSAQVEELETAIAQELAKGFQASQHSQLLISFQPNPKSVEQLDFKITCQIASLAEFYEAALKDNFATDSDQLDRLETSVFGKHANARVLDLLPELGDPETTTILDIGAGSGRNALPLARSGYAVDAIELADTFCQQLQQQAKTENLPLSIIQGNILDPLLRPKLNHYALAILSELLVHFRDADQARLALAKACDAVSKSGLVLFNIFLCRPDYQPTIADRQVAQVAQSFFLTPAELESVMDGLPLELVDRHSVFDYERDRLPSSAWPPSPWFINWATGRLLFDLEPPPISLQWLLCRRI
- a CDS encoding tetratricopeptide repeat protein, producing the protein MSKTLKVSAGWIKRTKKALERHFPTQKALAAEMGLSRHKVSDFFNGKTVDMESFLRLCIRLELDWQKVAKVPPDMLQAASIFASNLTNNGKPNGKPTKRSTAKPGNKSGSPGDPSTPVNPAPTQSPPSAKQTAKQNQQGQKNSAPTNKTDQSASSNNPDNLDTADTADTADTADAPGTPGIPKLASRLFRTSSLFSAPPIATESEPELNDQVDLETDLPVDQSVTEAEAEPTPTPAIDKAGLAALAREVAAETNINQASQVVDDAVETEQAGQPEAIADQENTTANSTPDATAEAIIDRVANLLTQEINQEIKAELEPDLPQQPVELVIEKPIEIADATVNITADITIAPVDQHEQTVVNAASTAQSAPVQMTAVLENAQMSAELLDDLVQVYGNAIANRDWDGAAEAIKYVDWQQLRQAGQIQVMLELNQGLLPRSWQKGDRRVSEPAQHWQILQNMGDAYFYLNANEEAIACYEEAHRTAVEADDISLEMLTLKSIALLYQGLAQYQTAISHYQQCLMFANELADRQVQISVLANLGNIYYILKQDRTAIVYYQKFLVAVAEAGEMEIKETSILGNLGSAYYNLGNFQAAIEYQQRNLDFTRTIGDQEEEVIALIALGFAYYGMGLDQTAISYYQDALRLARAINQPHLEMAALKGLGLSYHSLSSYQNAIAAFQTWLNLAKQLGNRHEQVGAMYNLRKSYSLVAAAASF
- a CDS encoding NUDIX hydrolase, translating into MDQIWRIAKTVVSLLFRRPLAGVSIIPLLADGRIVLIKRRDCGKWGFPGGLVDWGEDISTTAKRELREEAGLELKNIVRLVGVYSSLDRDPRMHSICITVAAEVGGEMKIYDTAEVIEVKAFTLETLPAGQLAHDHDRHLQNYLDNHTALA